In Paenibacillus sp. FSL R7-0345, a single window of DNA contains:
- the nirD gene encoding nitrite reductase small subunit NirD, whose protein sequence is MTKVLVGNVKDIDIKGSRKLHMAGTEIALFRITSGEVYAVENRCPHKGGALSEGMVCGSKVHCPLHDSRIDLHSGNVLAPDTGHVKTYEVEVDPDSGQIYLTI, encoded by the coding sequence ATGACCAAAGTGCTGGTAGGCAATGTAAAGGATATCGATATTAAAGGCTCACGGAAGCTGCATATGGCGGGAACAGAAATTGCATTATTTCGTATAACAAGCGGAGAAGTTTATGCTGTAGAAAATAGATGCCCTCATAAAGGCGGTGCTTTATCGGAAGGCATGGTATGCGGTTCGAAGGTCCACTGTCCGCTCCATGACTCCCGGATTGATCTGCACAGCGGTAATGTGCTGGCTCCGGATACAGGACATGTAAAGACTTATGAAGTGGAAGTTGACCCGGACAGCGGGCAGATTTATCTGACGATCTAA
- a CDS encoding formate/nitrite transporter family protein — protein sequence MDYVKPNEVLSSMIEAGKTKAELSIMQLIVRGGLGGSILACATTLAYTAAAQTQIPMIGALLFPVGFVMIILLGFELVTGSFAQIPLAVLEKKTSTARMLNSFFWVIIGHLIGCAIYAALYGLIITKMGTDMSNPMIQTLISTSEAKTTAYKSMGADGMGLAFIKAILCNWMVTLGAVLAMTSKSTAGKITAMWLPILTFFAQGFEHTVVNMFVIPAGMMLGANVSFADWWIWNGIPVLLGNVIGGALFTGLLIYLAQNGFRASRPVPTVTVLSGHGEGAIAKTAIMEKSL from the coding sequence ATGGATTATGTAAAACCGAATGAAGTGCTGTCTTCCATGATTGAAGCCGGAAAAACCAAAGCAGAGCTGTCCATTATGCAACTGATTGTACGCGGCGGTCTCGGCGGGTCAATTCTTGCCTGTGCGACCACTCTGGCTTATACTGCAGCGGCACAGACGCAGATTCCTATGATCGGCGCGCTTCTATTCCCGGTGGGCTTTGTAATGATTATTCTGCTCGGCTTCGAGCTGGTTACCGGCAGCTTTGCTCAAATCCCTCTGGCAGTTCTGGAGAAAAAGACGTCAACGGCGCGGATGCTGAACAGCTTCTTCTGGGTCATCATCGGGCATCTGATCGGCTGTGCCATCTACGCAGCACTCTATGGACTTATCATTACCAAAATGGGTACGGACATGTCCAATCCGATGATTCAGACGCTTATCTCAACAAGTGAAGCCAAGACGACCGCTTATAAAAGCATGGGCGCAGACGGCATGGGCCTGGCCTTCATAAAGGCGATCCTCTGCAACTGGATGGTTACCCTCGGCGCTGTGCTGGCAATGACCTCCAAATCCACGGCAGGTAAAATAACTGCGATGTGGCTGCCGATCCTGACCTTTTTTGCCCAGGGCTTCGAGCATACGGTTGTGAATATGTTTGTTATTCCAGCGGGAATGATGCTTGGCGCGAACGTAAGCTTCGCCGACTGGTGGATCTGGAACGGCATTCCTGTGCTGCTTGGTAATGTGATTGGCGGCGCGCTGTTCACCGGCCTGCTGATCTATCTTGCTCAAAACGGCTTCCGTGCCAGCCGCCCCGTGCCGACAGTTACGGTGCTGTCGGGTCATGGTGAAGGCGCGATTGCCAAGACAGCAATAATGGAGAAAAGCCTATGA
- the cobA gene encoding uroporphyrinogen-III C-methyltransferase: MKQGHISIVGAGPGDPELITVKAMRRIQTADVVLYDRLVNEELLEYAPEKALRIYCGKAPGQHSMPQDAIERLMIMHAAAGNRVVRLKGGDPFVFGRGGEEALAAAVAGIPFEVIPGITSAVGAAASAGIPLTHRGVATSFAVVTGSRCNDAAQPVRWDALAHSVDTLAIYMGMSQLGEITEQLIRHGKDPQTPVALIEKGTTTKERTVTGTLANIVKLAAVMKISNPAMIIIGEVVNIREQVLSLQHAAHSCTG; the protein is encoded by the coding sequence ATGAAACAAGGACACATCTCTATTGTCGGCGCAGGCCCGGGAGACCCGGAGCTGATCACAGTAAAAGCGATGCGCCGCATCCAGACGGCGGACGTTGTTCTCTATGACCGGCTGGTGAATGAGGAGCTGCTGGAGTACGCACCGGAGAAGGCGCTGCGTATCTATTGCGGGAAAGCGCCGGGCCAGCATTCCATGCCGCAGGACGCTATCGAGCGGCTGATGATTATGCACGCTGCCGCAGGAAACCGGGTGGTCCGGCTGAAGGGCGGAGATCCATTTGTCTTCGGCAGAGGCGGAGAAGAAGCGCTTGCTGCCGCGGTCGCCGGAATTCCCTTTGAGGTCATTCCTGGAATCACCTCGGCGGTCGGCGCAGCCGCCTCAGCCGGCATTCCGCTGACTCACCGTGGGGTAGCTACTTCGTTCGCTGTAGTGACTGGAAGCCGCTGTAATGACGCAGCTCAGCCCGTCCGCTGGGATGCTTTGGCTCACAGTGTCGATACTCTGGCCATCTATATGGGAATGAGCCAGCTGGGAGAGATTACGGAGCAGCTGATCAGGCACGGCAAAGACCCGCAAACCCCGGTGGCCTTGATCGAAAAGGGTACAACTACCAAAGAACGGACCGTTACAGGGACGCTCGCCAACATCGTTAAGCTTGCAGCTGTGATGAAAATCAGCAATCCTGCGATGATTATCATCGGTGAAGTGGTTAATATAAGGGAACAGGTGCTAAGTTTGCAGCATGCGGCACATTCTTGTACAGGCTGA
- a CDS encoding iron-sulfur cluster biosynthesis family protein: MQVQLDVLTTERLQASLAGQPGAFKMFYDTEDCGCNGVLVLQIVDGPNATDIVYEQEPFTFIVDRQQESLFDNVMRIQAEENYPSYKVTSDSTLFGSNVRIKDTRQQAVK, from the coding sequence ATGCAAGTACAACTGGATGTACTCACTACAGAGCGGCTGCAAGCAAGCTTGGCCGGACAGCCCGGCGCCTTCAAAATGTTTTATGATACCGAGGATTGCGGATGTAACGGTGTGCTGGTCTTGCAGATCGTTGACGGGCCTAACGCTACTGACATTGTTTATGAGCAGGAGCCGTTCACCTTTATCGTTGACCGTCAGCAGGAATCGTTATTCGATAACGTTATGCGGATTCAGGCGGAGGAGAACTATCCGTCTTACAAGGTGACCAGTGATTCGACGCTGTTCGGCAGCAATGTCAGAATCAAAGACACTCGTCAGCAAGCGGTTAAATAA
- a CDS encoding SDR family oxidoreductase, producing the protein MRLQNKVAVVTGAASGMGKAIAILYAKEGAKVVVSDINLDAANGTIEEIKAGGGEAIAVKTNVAVEADIQTLIDTTVNTYGTVDILVNNAGIMDNFEPAGDIQDDQWEKIFAVNTTSVMRATRKVLPVFLEKKAGVIINVASAGGLFGARAGAAYTATKHAVVGFTKNTGFMYAKEGIRCNAIAPGGVETNIGSTMTHINEFGMGRIQAGLALNPRNGKPEEIAGLALFLASDEASFVNAAVVTADGGWTAY; encoded by the coding sequence ATGAGACTTCAAAACAAAGTTGCCGTAGTAACCGGAGCGGCCTCGGGAATGGGCAAGGCGATTGCTATTTTGTATGCAAAAGAAGGAGCTAAGGTCGTAGTCTCTGATATTAACTTAGACGCAGCCAATGGAACCATAGAGGAAATTAAAGCCGGAGGCGGCGAGGCCATTGCCGTTAAAACCAACGTTGCGGTTGAAGCAGACATCCAGACCTTGATTGACACTACAGTCAACACGTATGGTACCGTGGATATTCTGGTGAACAACGCCGGGATTATGGATAATTTCGAGCCTGCAGGTGACATACAGGATGACCAGTGGGAGAAGATCTTTGCTGTTAACACAACCTCTGTCATGCGGGCTACCCGCAAAGTGCTGCCTGTTTTCCTGGAAAAGAAAGCTGGTGTCATTATCAACGTAGCCTCGGCCGGCGGTCTGTTCGGAGCACGGGCAGGTGCTGCCTACACAGCCACTAAGCATGCAGTTGTCGGTTTCACCAAGAACACCGGGTTCATGTACGCCAAGGAAGGAATCCGCTGCAATGCAATTGCACCCGGCGGTGTCGAGACCAATATCGGCTCAACAATGACGCATATCAACGAATTCGGAATGGGCCGTATCCAGGCTGGACTGGCACTTAACCCGCGCAACGGCAAACCGGAGGAAATCGCAGGACTTGCCCTGTTCCTGGCATCTGATGAAGCCAGCTTCGTGAACGCTGCGGTCGTTACTGCTGACGGCGGGTGGACAGCTTATTAG
- a CDS encoding FGGY family carbohydrate kinase, which produces MKFIGLDIGTTSITGLVYSLEHKIVLCSITEESDARISGRQEEWEKLQDPEVICKVIGRILEELLQTEDDIMGIGLTGQMHGILYTGDIGHAVSPLYTWQDGRAGLPWDGDITYAQKLSGLTGYSVPPGYGLAAHYYNLQQGLVPASAVSFCTIADFVALQLTGGTTPVVDATQAAAIGCYSFSMGDFDYDAIEQAGIETGMLPVVVPSGTLAGHTPDGLPVYCSLGDNQASFLGSVPSPEQSVLINIGTGSQLSALLPDGEYDIEGMEMRPFPGGGRLAVGAALSGGKSYALLEQFYRDVIRKFTGEEPGEIYSFMERLLDNSVPSPQSLTVNTQFLGTRTHPELRGSIGQISLDNFTPANLAHGFLQGMADELYAYYEALTRVTGNVYTFIIGSGNALRLNNVLCGKVRTVFGLPFAFSLSIEEAAVGAALCAAAGNGCIPSFREAGQYIGLDQPE; this is translated from the coding sequence ATGAAGTTTATCGGACTGGATATCGGGACTACCTCCATTACGGGACTGGTGTATTCCCTTGAGCATAAAATAGTACTGTGCAGTATTACAGAAGAAAGTGATGCAAGGATCTCCGGGCGTCAGGAGGAATGGGAAAAGCTGCAGGACCCTGAGGTTATTTGTAAAGTCATCGGCCGTATTCTGGAGGAGCTTCTCCAGACGGAGGATGACATCATGGGAATCGGATTGACAGGCCAGATGCACGGAATCCTCTATACTGGTGACATTGGTCATGCTGTCAGCCCACTCTATACATGGCAGGATGGCAGGGCCGGCTTACCTTGGGATGGTGATATTACATATGCTCAGAAGCTTAGCGGGCTGACAGGCTATTCCGTTCCTCCCGGATACGGTCTTGCTGCCCATTACTACAATCTGCAGCAGGGACTGGTTCCGGCCTCGGCTGTCAGCTTCTGCACCATTGCGGATTTTGTTGCCCTCCAGCTGACTGGCGGCACAACCCCGGTGGTGGATGCAACCCAGGCTGCGGCCATCGGGTGCTACAGCTTTTCAATGGGAGACTTTGACTATGACGCTATTGAACAGGCAGGGATAGAGACAGGAATGCTGCCTGTGGTTGTTCCTTCCGGTACTCTCGCCGGACATACTCCGGATGGACTCCCGGTTTACTGTTCGCTCGGGGATAATCAGGCCAGCTTCCTCGGAAGTGTACCGAGCCCGGAGCAGTCGGTGCTGATTAACATCGGTACAGGAAGTCAATTATCTGCGCTGTTACCGGATGGTGAGTACGACATAGAAGGGATGGAGATGCGGCCTTTCCCGGGTGGCGGGAGACTGGCTGTCGGCGCAGCGCTCAGCGGCGGGAAGTCGTATGCGCTGCTGGAGCAATTTTACCGGGACGTGATCCGCAAGTTTACCGGGGAGGAGCCGGGGGAAATATACAGCTTCATGGAGCGGCTGCTTGATAACAGTGTCCCGTCACCACAAAGTTTAACGGTGAATACCCAATTTCTCGGAACCCGGACACATCCGGAGCTGCGCGGCAGCATCGGGCAGATCTCGCTGGACAATTTCACACCGGCAAATCTGGCGCACGGGTTTCTTCAGGGGATGGCGGATGAGCTGTATGCTTATTATGAGGCTTTGACCCGCGTAACCGGTAATGTTTACACGTTCATTATCGGGTCAGGCAATGCGCTGCGGCTTAACAATGTTTTGTGCGGGAAGGTACGCACAGTCTTTGGGCTGCCGTTTGCATTCAGCTTGTCCATTGAGGAAGCGGCTGTCGGTGCGGCATTATGTGCTGCGGCAGGGAACGGCTGCATACCAAGCTTCCGTGAAGCCGGTCAATACATCGGGCTGGATCAGCCGGAATGA
- a CDS encoding GyrI-like domain-containing protein, translated as MNMKTYTVTKPKLMLTGVSVRTTNAEEAGPDGRLPKLWESYFNSKVAAISGIKNPNDIYALYTDYESDATGAYTTLIGHETAGAPAQDGNLFETKSIPESKYLVFQTTSGPANEVVAQAWQEIWSYFEESPEVRTYTGDFELYDTRNYDPANTQIEIYIAIE; from the coding sequence ATGAACATGAAAACTTATACGGTTACTAAACCAAAACTGATGCTAACAGGAGTCTCCGTAAGGACTACAAATGCAGAAGAAGCCGGCCCGGATGGTAGACTGCCCAAGTTATGGGAGAGCTACTTCAACAGCAAGGTGGCCGCAATATCAGGGATCAAGAATCCGAATGATATTTACGCACTCTATACTGATTATGAAAGTGATGCAACCGGGGCATATACTACCTTAATTGGACACGAAACTGCCGGTGCTCCCGCGCAGGACGGCAATCTTTTCGAAACAAAGTCCATTCCTGAGAGCAAGTACCTCGTATTCCAGACAACATCGGGTCCTGCAAATGAAGTGGTCGCACAAGCCTGGCAGGAAATCTGGTCCTATTTCGAAGAATCGCCTGAGGTTAGAACGTACACGGGGGATTTTGAATTGTACGATACCAGAAACTACGATCCGGCCAATACACAAATTGAAATTTACATCGCTATTGAATAA
- a CDS encoding VanZ family protein — MKAVMLFLWGIVLFIFTCAADSSFWSKGVMPYFHLTPSPDFHNLLQMDIKLTEVFITRKIGHFIGFAIFGMLLYRINRSYIKSIVWSIAFAVSTEIFQLYFGRDGRVYDMINDSAGIVAGIILIAVVKRWTGAAGLQARRR, encoded by the coding sequence ATGAAAGCCGTAATGCTGTTCCTTTGGGGAATTGTCCTGTTTATTTTTACATGTGCCGCTGATTCAAGCTTTTGGAGTAAAGGGGTTATGCCGTATTTCCACCTGACGCCCTCCCCGGATTTTCACAATCTGCTTCAGATGGATATCAAGCTTACTGAAGTTTTTATCACCCGCAAGATCGGACATTTCATCGGGTTTGCCATCTTCGGGATGCTTCTCTACCGGATTAACCGCAGTTACATAAAAAGCATCGTCTGGTCTATAGCGTTCGCTGTGTCCACAGAAATTTTCCAGCTTTATTTCGGGCGGGACGGGAGAGTGTACGACATGATTAATGACTCTGCAGGTATCGTCGCCGGAATAATCCTTATAGCAGTGGTAAAAAGGTGGACTGGTGCAGCCGGCTTACAGGCAAGACGCAGGTAA
- the ltrA gene encoding group II intron reverse transcriptase/maturase, whose amino-acid sequence MKAEYRKGCPQRDSVEREEYAGVRSAGIRERRERGGAMDLLEQILDRDNLNRAYKQVRRNHGAPGIDGMTVEEALPWLQEHKDELLQSIREGRYKPSPVRRKEIPKPDGSGVRKLGIPTVIDRVIQQAIAQQLQPLFEPLFADGSYGYRPGRSAQQAIRKVKDYAQQGYSHAVEIDLSKYFDTLNHELLMNLLRKQIPDHRVTELIKKYLKSGVMENGVHSKTEEGSPQGGPLSPLLANIYLNEFDQEMNSRGVNVIRYADDIVVLAKSKRAATRLLESCRKYLENKLKLQMNTEKSKVVSVVARKHFKFLGFALGKNRDGAYIRAHSQSLAKAKKKLKELTSRSQGRKVREVMEKVKVYIRGWIGYFYVADIKRILQSWSQWLRRRLRMYIWKQWKKPKTKVQNLRKLGIPEWQAYQWGNSRLGYWRVAGSPVLSRTITNEKLAQAGYYDFPAQYEHLRKLHLSG is encoded by the coding sequence ATGAAAGCAGAATACCGAAAGGGCTGCCCGCAAAGGGATAGCGTGGAACGCGAAGAGTATGCGGGAGTGCGGAGTGCCGGCATTCGGGAACGTAGAGAAAGAGGCGGTGCAATGGACCTGCTCGAGCAGATTCTGGACAGAGATAATCTGAACAGAGCCTACAAGCAGGTCAGACGCAACCATGGCGCGCCAGGAATCGACGGAATGACCGTCGAAGAGGCGCTGCCCTGGCTGCAGGAACACAAGGACGAGCTTTTGCAAAGCATCCGGGAGGGCCGGTACAAGCCTAGCCCGGTACGGCGCAAAGAAATCCCCAAACCAGATGGAAGTGGAGTGCGGAAGCTTGGCATCCCTACGGTGATAGACCGCGTGATTCAACAGGCGATTGCCCAGCAGCTACAGCCCTTGTTTGAGCCGCTCTTCGCAGACGGAAGTTACGGCTACCGCCCCGGGCGGAGTGCGCAGCAAGCCATCCGCAAGGTGAAAGATTACGCACAGCAAGGCTATAGCCACGCAGTCGAAATCGACCTCTCTAAATATTTTGACACCCTGAACCATGAACTGCTAATGAATCTGCTACGTAAGCAAATCCCGGATCACCGTGTAACCGAGCTGATTAAGAAGTATCTGAAAAGTGGAGTTATGGAGAACGGGGTGCATAGCAAAACAGAGGAAGGTTCTCCGCAAGGAGGCCCCTTATCTCCACTGCTTGCGAATATTTACCTGAATGAATTCGACCAGGAAATGAACAGCCGTGGAGTGAACGTGATTCGGTATGCAGATGACATCGTGGTACTAGCGAAAAGCAAACGGGCAGCGACGCGGCTTCTGGAATCCTGCCGGAAGTACCTGGAGAACAAACTAAAACTCCAGATGAACACGGAGAAGAGTAAGGTCGTGAGCGTAGTGGCGCGGAAGCATTTCAAGTTTCTTGGCTTTGCCTTGGGGAAGAACAGGGATGGGGCATATATCCGGGCCCATAGTCAATCTCTCGCCAAAGCAAAGAAGAAATTGAAAGAACTGACGAGTCGCAGTCAGGGCAGGAAGGTCAGGGAAGTGATGGAGAAGGTGAAAGTCTACATTCGCGGCTGGATTGGCTACTTTTATGTAGCCGATATAAAGCGAATTTTGCAAAGCTGGAGTCAATGGCTGCGTAGAAGACTGCGGATGTATATCTGGAAGCAGTGGAAAAAGCCCAAAACAAAGGTACAAAACCTACGGAAACTGGGAATACCGGAGTGGCAGGCCTACCAATGGGGGAACTCCCGCCTGGGTTACTGGCGAGTAGCCGGAAGCCCGGTACTGTCCCGTACGATAACAAATGAAAAGCTCGCACAGGCCGGGTATTATGACTTCCCGGCACAGTACGAGCATTTACGAAAATTGCACTTAAGCGGTTGA
- a CDS encoding MFS transporter: MIKATMQPEQAAPSIWRSPAFMILLGAGAVMALGNKIYELALPLILYDFTKSSVIMSAMRGIEYLPNLLLAMFIGVIVDRVHKKRWSLAAILLQIVILAALYLAIENGHQAAPMFYVAGFMLMTFGYAYSNARVAMVKHSLPLEMLTSANASYNFVTTFISIAGPVLSGLLLMLPKMHEALLLTAVAFSLAFITLSFIRTNEPVRSAASNREGFWKELQAGWTELRSNRLLLSMSIAVVFLNSTSGMVDTTIIFFAKDELMLSNLELGIVFSAAGLGGLAGSLLIVKLRSLFPVGRLITLSCLFTGLTSILFYMSHSVYLLAGGLFLYGCFETVSTVSIWTFRQETTPYHLIGRISGITGSIFKLGMPFAIIASGWVSELSGPRTVFLITIAANLLIFTGCLLSPLWKQRESC; the protein is encoded by the coding sequence ATGATCAAAGCAACGATGCAACCAGAGCAAGCAGCCCCTTCAATCTGGCGCAGCCCGGCCTTTATGATCCTGCTTGGCGCAGGGGCAGTTATGGCATTAGGAAACAAAATTTATGAACTGGCTCTCCCCCTGATTCTTTACGACTTCACTAAATCTTCAGTAATCATGTCTGCCATGCGCGGAATTGAGTATCTGCCAAACCTGCTGCTGGCGATGTTCATAGGCGTAATTGTGGACAGGGTACATAAGAAAAGATGGTCTTTAGCCGCCATTCTGCTGCAAATTGTTATTTTGGCTGCGTTATATCTGGCGATTGAAAACGGACACCAAGCTGCGCCTATGTTCTATGTGGCCGGATTTATGCTAATGACGTTCGGCTATGCCTATTCCAATGCCCGGGTAGCAATGGTAAAGCATTCTCTGCCTCTTGAGATGTTGACATCTGCGAATGCATCCTATAATTTCGTTACCACCTTTATCAGCATTGCCGGTCCGGTATTGAGCGGTCTGCTGTTAATGCTCCCGAAAATGCATGAAGCCCTGCTGCTTACAGCAGTTGCCTTCAGTCTGGCGTTCATAACCTTAAGCTTTATCAGAACCAATGAGCCTGTAAGGTCTGCTGCCAGTAACAGAGAGGGCTTCTGGAAAGAGCTGCAGGCAGGCTGGACCGAGCTGCGCAGCAATCGCCTGCTGCTGTCGATGAGCATTGCCGTGGTGTTTCTGAACAGTACATCGGGCATGGTGGACACTACTATCATTTTCTTCGCCAAGGATGAGCTTATGCTGAGCAACCTTGAGCTTGGCATTGTATTCTCGGCTGCAGGACTCGGCGGACTGGCCGGGAGTCTGCTGATTGTTAAATTGCGGAGCCTGTTTCCGGTTGGGCGCTTAATCACGCTGTCATGCTTATTTACCGGTCTGACAAGCATCCTATTCTATATGTCGCATTCCGTATATCTGCTTGCCGGTGGCCTATTCCTGTATGGCTGTTTCGAGACCGTAAGCACAGTCAGCATCTGGACGTTCCGTCAGGAGACAACACCTTATCATCTGATTGGCCGTATAAGCGGGATTACCGGGTCCATTTTTAAGCTGGGGATGCCGTTTGCGATCATAGCCTCCGGCTGGGTCTCAGAGCTGTCAGGCCCCCGTACCGTGTTCCTGATCACTATAGCTGCTAATCTGCTGATTTTCACCGGCTGCCTGTTGAGTCCCCTATGGAAACAGCGCGAATCCTGTTAA
- a CDS encoding ABC transporter substrate-binding protein: MPQIILLQKWNKNRKIIFTLSPFRGGTKIDIEEYYLQLKDHYTAQADGDWFPVTIDDLSSVFDCTRRNTQFLIQKLKEQGFIGWKSGLGRGNSSQLALLCNKDELILTRAQNLSLHGQLSEAFACIQASDRESVHAEFHTWLGNRFGVQKERSEQDILRYPFYRPVPDLDPMKVVRRTEAHLISQLFDTLTRYDPSGKKLKPGLAHHWEHDGTFTRWTFYLRKGVLFHHGKPLKGEDVKYTFERIRQWNGEDWLINSLQSIEVTGAYTVCFELSERNALFAHFIASERFSIVPDDLEQLDSRRNFARLPVGTGPFCMRSNTESMLVMGANEHYFAGRPFLDTVEMWVWPDYEEELRHTQPSGQPQLLYFEAMDKGESEQRLHQLESGSTVLTFNLSKPGVLQDYGLRHAIHLALGREQMIRELKGRRNKPASGFHPGYYDADYGGVTSIAAARKCIEQSSYSGEALQLYTYEYYSNEEDARWIMAACSKIGVQIELTILPIRELSQAEVITRADMIYAGEVLGDQPVITLTEMYRSQHGYIRNHLHAALRAAMDAMLADALTETGEDKQLIVLRAVEEELNRQLNVLFVYHSVQEVGYDSSLNGIALNAWGKINYKDVWVK; this comes from the coding sequence TTGCCTCAAATTATACTTTTACAAAAGTGGAACAAAAATAGAAAGATAATTTTTACTCTTTCGCCTTTTAGAGGAGGAACAAAAATCGACATAGAGGAGTATTATCTGCAGCTCAAAGATCATTACACTGCACAAGCAGATGGTGACTGGTTTCCCGTAACGATTGATGATCTGTCGTCAGTCTTTGACTGCACCCGCCGTAATACGCAGTTTCTGATCCAAAAGCTGAAAGAACAGGGTTTTATCGGCTGGAAATCAGGACTTGGAAGAGGCAATTCATCACAGCTGGCCTTGCTGTGCAATAAAGACGAGTTGATTCTCACAAGGGCACAAAACTTAAGTCTGCATGGACAGCTAAGCGAAGCCTTTGCATGTATACAGGCAAGTGACAGGGAATCGGTTCATGCAGAATTCCATACATGGCTGGGGAACAGGTTCGGGGTGCAGAAGGAGCGGAGTGAGCAGGACATCCTGCGCTATCCATTTTACAGGCCTGTCCCGGATTTGGACCCGATGAAGGTAGTAAGGCGTACAGAAGCCCATCTAATCAGCCAGCTGTTCGACACCTTGACACGATATGATCCGTCCGGCAAAAAGCTGAAGCCCGGCCTGGCTCATCACTGGGAGCATGATGGAACGTTCACACGCTGGACCTTTTATCTGCGCAAAGGCGTGCTGTTTCATCATGGCAAACCGTTGAAGGGTGAAGATGTAAAGTATACATTTGAGAGGATCCGGCAGTGGAACGGAGAGGACTGGCTGATTAATAGCCTGCAGTCTATTGAGGTTACCGGTGCATATACTGTCTGCTTTGAATTAAGTGAAAGGAATGCGCTTTTTGCACATTTTATTGCATCGGAACGTTTCTCGATTGTACCGGATGATCTGGAGCAGCTGGATTCCAGACGTAACTTTGCCCGGCTGCCGGTGGGCACCGGACCATTTTGTATGCGGAGCAATACAGAGTCGATGCTGGTCATGGGTGCCAATGAGCATTATTTTGCCGGACGTCCGTTTTTGGATACCGTTGAAATGTGGGTCTGGCCTGATTATGAGGAGGAACTGCGGCATACACAGCCTTCCGGACAACCGCAGCTGCTCTATTTTGAGGCGATGGATAAGGGTGAATCCGAGCAAAGATTACACCAGCTGGAATCGGGCAGCACGGTGCTTACCTTCAACCTATCGAAACCCGGTGTACTTCAGGATTATGGTCTGCGTCATGCCATACACTTGGCTCTCGGCCGTGAGCAAATGATCCGTGAGCTGAAAGGAAGAAGAAACAAGCCTGCATCAGGATTTCATCCCGGCTATTATGATGCTGACTATGGGGGCGTTACATCAATAGCAGCAGCAAGAAAATGCATTGAACAATCCTCCTATAGCGGAGAAGCGCTGCAGCTCTATACCTATGAATATTATAGTAATGAGGAGGATGCCCGCTGGATCATGGCAGCATGCAGTAAAATAGGGGTGCAAATAGAACTCACTATTTTGCCAATCCGGGAGTTATCACAGGCAGAAGTGATAACCCGGGCGGATATGATCTATGCCGGAGAAGTACTGGGGGATCAGCCTGTCATCACTTTAACTGAAATGTACCGCTCTCAACATGGATATATCCGTAATCATCTGCATGCTGCGCTCAGGGCCGCAATGGATGCCATGCTCGCTGATGCTTTGACTGAAACCGGCGAGGACAAGCAACTGATTGTGCTTAGAGCAGTTGAGGAGGAGCTGAATCGGCAGTTGAATGTGCTGTTTGTATATCACAGTGTCCAGGAGGTCGGCTACGACAGCTCTCTTAATGGCATAGCCCTAAATGCCTGGGGAAAGATCAACTATAAGGATGTCTGGGTAAAATAA
- a CDS encoding acetylglutamate kinase: MRTLWEQHVAWTRMAITSLVFGLPDTDVVVARLLQNPVDMGNAIRPFYGDAAANTYTALIKEHLVIAADLIKAAKAGDSAAAAAAEKRWYANADQIVEFLTRLNPYFPKEQFRKMFYQHLAMTKEEAVTMLNKDYTASIRLYDRIEQEALMMADILWRYLYVC; encoded by the coding sequence ATGCGCACCTTATGGGAACAGCATGTTGCCTGGACCCGCATGGCCATTACCAGCCTTGTATTCGGATTGCCTGATACAGACGTTGTAGTCGCCAGGCTGCTGCAGAATCCGGTGGATATGGGCAATGCGATACGCCCATTTTACGGTGATGCTGCTGCCAATACCTACACTGCGCTGATCAAAGAACATCTGGTAATTGCCGCTGACCTGATTAAAGCAGCCAAAGCAGGCGATTCAGCCGCCGCAGCTGCAGCAGAAAAACGCTGGTATGCTAATGCCGATCAGATTGTGGAATTCCTCACCCGCCTGAACCCCTATTTTCCCAAAGAGCAATTCCGCAAAATGTTCTATCAGCATCTCGCTATGACGAAAGAGGAAGCCGTTACGATGCTGAATAAAGATTATACTGCCAGCATCCGGCTGTACGACCGGATTGAGCAGGAAGCGTTGATGATGGCGGATATATTGTGGAGATACCTGTACGTGTGCTGA